From the genome of Atribacterota bacterium, one region includes:
- a CDS encoding L-serine ammonia-lyase, iron-sulfur-dependent, subunit alpha, whose translation MFSLKEFLIREVKPALGCTEPAAVALATARANEELPPENIVSIEVNLSDNVYKNGIAVVIPGTGGARGNAIAAALGVLCGKSSYSLEVLKDCTLGDLEAAKKLLQEGRVTISCDPSKHGVYIHAKVTRGFHWASVLIVDEHTNVVEVVKDGKPVFVDVIRKSQEKLSPFEAMEKLSYMELIRTTDEMDEEDMEYVLQGISMNMEVANYGLLQKNNDGFSFGQRMRQLLKEQKINEDLGYFIRTICHAAADARMSGVKLPVMSSAGSGNHGITAILPVALVGEALEKSKREIAKALVISHLSTSFVKSRLGRLSKVCGCVIAAGAGAAAGITYLLGGSAEQMAEAMRIVIVNTAGMICDGAKETCSLKVGTGSFEAYLAALFAITGSRATVPQGILHPSIEKTVDNVAKIEHEGMSELDRVIIEILAKLQPEMLEREAE comes from the coding sequence ATGTTCTCACTTAAAGAATTCCTGATTCGTGAGGTAAAGCCGGCCTTAGGTTGTACTGAACCTGCAGCGGTCGCACTTGCTACTGCTCGGGCGAATGAAGAACTTCCTCCTGAGAATATCGTATCCATCGAAGTTAACCTAAGCGATAATGTCTATAAAAATGGTATTGCGGTGGTCATTCCTGGTACTGGAGGTGCCCGAGGCAATGCCATTGCTGCTGCTCTTGGAGTTTTATGCGGTAAATCTTCATACTCTCTCGAGGTTCTCAAAGACTGCACCCTAGGGGACCTCGAAGCAGCAAAAAAACTGCTTCAAGAAGGTCGAGTCACTATTTCGTGCGATCCCAGTAAGCATGGGGTATACATTCATGCCAAGGTCACTCGCGGCTTCCATTGGGCAAGTGTTCTCATTGTTGATGAACACACCAATGTCGTTGAAGTGGTTAAAGATGGTAAACCAGTTTTCGTCGACGTTATTCGTAAGTCTCAAGAAAAGTTGTCACCCTTCGAAGCCATGGAAAAACTTTCATATATGGAACTTATTCGAACCACCGACGAGATGGACGAAGAGGACATGGAGTATGTGCTTCAAGGAATCTCGATGAATATGGAGGTAGCAAATTACGGTCTTCTCCAGAAGAATAATGATGGCTTCTCTTTTGGACAAAGGATGCGACAACTTCTGAAGGAACAAAAGATTAACGAGGACCTAGGGTATTTCATCCGAACGATTTGTCACGCCGCAGCTGATGCTCGAATGTCCGGGGTGAAGCTTCCGGTCATGAGTAGTGCTGGAAGTGGAAATCACGGCATCACGGCAATTCTACCCGTAGCGCTCGTCGGTGAAGCTTTAGAAAAAAGCAAGAGGGAAATTGCTAAAGCACTAGTCATAAGTCACCTCTCGACAAGCTTTGTAAAGAGCCGTTTAGGGCGCCTATCTAAAGTTTGCGGATGCGTCATTGCTGCGGGTGCCGGTGCTGCAGCAGGAATTACATATCTCCTCGGGGGTAGCGCAGAACAAATGGCTGAAGCAATGCGAATTGTCATTGTAAATACTGCCGGCATGATCTGCGACGGGGCCAAGGAGACATGTTCTTTAAAAGTTGGAACTGGCTCGTTCGAAGCTTACTTGGCAGCTTTGTTTGCCATAACAGGAAGTCGAGCAACTGTACCACAGGGAATACTTCATCCTTCAATTGAAAAGACCGTCGACAACGTTGCTAAAATTGAACATGAGGGCATGTCTGAGCTTGACCGAGTGATTATTGAAATCCTGGCGAAACTTCAACCCGAAATGTTAGAGAGAGAGGCAGAATAA
- a CDS encoding L-2-amino-thiazoline-4-carboxylic acid hydrolase: MTIKNEKTVTDKHVEDLRKAIEHRATWMYLLIDEFRKVNPKDWEKLARAAIFRCGCFHGNTRFTKNGDLREFAKEFANETVRKIFEMDVVELTEDRLVIDFHYCPLVAAWCQFTQNREEINMLCDIAMEGDRGIISTFPEFSMELQKTIAAGEGVCRLSITKKKRDD, encoded by the coding sequence ATGACGATTAAAAACGAAAAAACTGTCACCGATAAGCATGTCGAAGATTTACGAAAAGCTATTGAGCACAGGGCAACCTGGATGTATTTATTGATCGATGAGTTTAGAAAGGTAAATCCTAAGGATTGGGAAAAACTAGCACGAGCAGCCATTTTTCGTTGCGGATGTTTTCACGGAAATACCCGTTTTACAAAAAATGGAGACTTACGTGAGTTCGCAAAAGAATTTGCCAACGAGACAGTGCGTAAAATTTTTGAAATGGACGTCGTCGAACTTACCGAAGATCGCCTGGTTATCGACTTCCATTACTGTCCACTCGTAGCAGCCTGGTGCCAGTTTACCCAAAACAGAGAGGAAATAAACATGCTTTGCGACATTGCCATGGAGGGGGACCGAGGGATTATAAGTACTTTTCCAGAATTCTCAATGGAACTTCAGAAAACTATTGCTGCAGGAGAAGGGGTTTGTCGACTGTCTATCACCAAAAAGAAACGGGATGATTGA
- a CDS encoding ABC transporter ATP-binding protein → MLRVENLWISYGNIMALKGVNIEVHEKEIVTLIGSNGAGKTTTLMGISNLIRKRSGRITFYDWDITNEKPHRIVQMGLCHVPEGRQIFPYLTVEENLRMGVFGNYHLRNKRRVLEESLEQVYMLFPILRERRKQLGGTLSGGEQQMLAIGRGLMLQPKLMMLDEPSLGLAPVIVGQIFELLLRIREMGTTILLIEQNANMALQIADRGYVLELGQIVLSGKAKDLAFDSRVKSAYLGLSC, encoded by the coding sequence GTGCTTAGGGTAGAAAACCTCTGGATTTCGTATGGAAACATCATGGCTCTTAAGGGGGTAAATATTGAAGTCCACGAAAAAGAGATTGTAACCCTTATTGGTTCCAACGGTGCTGGAAAGACCACTACCCTCATGGGGATATCGAACCTCATACGAAAACGCTCGGGAAGAATCACTTTTTATGACTGGGATATCACCAACGAAAAACCTCATCGGATTGTGCAAATGGGGCTATGTCATGTTCCTGAGGGGCGTCAGATTTTCCCTTATTTAACAGTTGAAGAAAATCTGCGCATGGGGGTCTTCGGAAACTATCATTTACGAAACAAAAGGCGTGTTTTAGAGGAAAGCCTAGAACAAGTGTATATGCTTTTCCCCATACTCCGCGAGAGGCGGAAACAACTTGGAGGAACCCTTAGTGGTGGAGAGCAACAGATGTTAGCCATCGGTCGTGGGCTTATGCTTCAACCTAAGCTCATGATGCTTGATGAACCATCATTGGGTCTCGCTCCGGTTATTGTGGGACAAATTTTCGAACTGCTTTTACGTATCCGTGAAATGGGGACAACTATACTCCTTATTGAGCAAAATGCAAACATGGCTTTGCAAATCGCCGATCGGGGGTATGTACTTGAGCTAGGACAAATCGTTCTTTCGGGTAAGGCCAAAGATCTGGCTTTCGATTCACGAGTAAAAAGCGCCTATCTTGGATTGAGTTGTTAA